The genomic interval CATCTTCCATGTGATCGAGCTCGTGCTTCTCTTTGAAGGTGAGCTTCGCCGGGCCGGGTTCGGACGCCCCGGCCGCGCCGGAATCCGCGGACCGCCGCTGTTTTCCGCCCCGTGGAACCGCGGTCCGCGGGCCGTCGGCTCGCTCGGTCGCGCGGAGGTACTGGTCGTGGGTGGCGAAGACGCGGGCTTCGCCTCCGGGGAGCAGGCCGATCACGGAGGTGGCGAGCCGCTGCAGCAGGAAGCGGTCGTGGGTGACGAGCACGACGGCGCCGGGGAAGCCGGCGAGCTGCTCCTCGAGGATCTCCAGCGAGGGGATGTCCAGGTCGTTGGTGGGCTCGTCGAGGACGATCACGTCGGCGGGCTGGAGCATCAGCCGCGCGAGCAGGACCCGGGCCTGCTCGCCGCCGGAGAGGTCGCCGACGCTGACCTTCAGCTTCTCCTTGCTGAACAAGAAGCGCTCCGCCCACGCCGCGACGTGGACCGGCTGGCCGCGGAAGAGCACGGCATCCCCCGCCGGGCAGAGCGCCTCGCGGAGCGCGTGCGTGGGATCGAGCGCCTCGCGGGCCTGCGTGAAGTAGACGGTCCGCAGGTCCTGGGCCTCCTTGACGGTGCCGGTGTCGGGCTCGAGGCGGCCGGTCAGGACCGAGAGCAGCGTGGTCTTGCCCGAGCCGTTGGGGCCGAGCAGGCCGAGGCGGTCGCCCGGGGACACCACCAGGTCGAGGCCGGCGAAGAGCGTGCGGTCGCCGTAGCGCTTCGAGAGGTTGTGGCCGACGAGGAGGCGATTGGTCTTCCGCTGCGTCGCCTCGAAGCCGACCGCGGCGGACTGCCCGGCGGTCTGCCGAAGCCGGTCGATCGCCTGCAGCTGAGCCCGCCGCTGGGCACCGGCCTCGACCTGGGTCTTGTTCCGCGTCTGCCTGCCCTGAACGCCCTGCCGTGCCCACGCCGTGTCGGTCCGCACCTTGTTCGCAAGGCTGCTCCGCTGCTGCTCGAGGGTGGCGAAGTGCTGCTCGCGTCGCTCCAGAAACTTCTGGTAGCCGCCCTCGCTCTCCAGCGTGCCGCCGGCGTAGGCGGGCGACAGCTCGATGATCCGGTTCGCGGCGCCTTCGAGGAAGGCGCGGTCGTGGCTGACGAGAGCGACGGCGACCGTCGGCGGGAGGCCCCGGAGGAACTTCTCCAGCCACAGCAC from Phycisphaera mikurensis NBRC 102666 carries:
- a CDS encoding ABC-F family ATP-binding cassette domain-containing protein, with amino-acid sequence MLLTASDLEKTFGSRTLFTGVGLTLAAGERLGVIGPNGSGKSTLLKILAGLETPDEGEVIRRRGLRCVYLGQSDHFGHDTAMEVVAASARRAGGAAGTGPDAEARAARELSRLGFDGVTHEVDRMSGGWRKRLSLARALVTDPEVLLLDEPTNHLDLQGVLWLEKFLRGLPPTVAVALVSHDRAFLEGAANRIIELSPAYAGGTLESEGGYQKFLERREQHFATLEQQRSSLANKVRTDTAWARQGVQGRQTRNKTQVEAGAQRRAQLQAIDRLRQTAGQSAAVGFEATQRKTNRLLVGHNLSKRYGDRTLFAGLDLVVSPGDRLGLLGPNGSGKTTLLSVLTGRLEPDTGTVKEAQDLRTVYFTQAREALDPTHALREALCPAGDAVLFRGQPVHVAAWAERFLFSKEKLKVSVGDLSGGEQARVLLARLMLQPADVIVLDEPTNDLDIPSLEILEEQLAGFPGAVVLVTHDRFLLQRLATSVIGLLPGGEARVFATHDQYLRATERADGPRTAVPRGGKQRRSADSGAAGASEPGPAKLTFKEKHELDHMEDAILHAEEQVAALEALAAEPGVVADHRKHAAVCEQLGIGQRHVEHLYARWEALSARA